Proteins encoded together in one Qingshengfaniella alkalisoli window:
- a CDS encoding IS110 family transposase yields the protein MSNYVGLDVSLKEVSVCVVDAQGSVVKRATLPTDPDVIADHLSREVPDAERVVHESGILATWLTRELEKRGVPIICIDARMAHKALSARLNKSDKADAEGLAQLSRTGWFTKVHVRSEASDRVRALVGARERLIRMRKDLEAHIRGVLKTFGIRMGAVPSAHHRQGFRDQLAEAGACDPMLGLVAQTMIPIHKTLCASAEALADELMHVAKQNTLARRLMTVPGVGPLVALNFIATLDDASRFRRSSDVGAFLGLTPRRYQSGEIDRSGRISKCGDAEMRRLLVSAAASLMTQVRRFSPLKSWAIRLSARKGFKKAAVATARKIAVILHAIWRDGTEFNWKGEPAT from the coding sequence ATGAGCAACTATGTTGGTCTCGACGTTTCGTTGAAAGAAGTCTCGGTCTGCGTTGTGGATGCGCAGGGATCGGTTGTGAAACGCGCGACCCTGCCGACGGACCCGGATGTCATCGCCGACCATCTTTCCCGGGAAGTTCCTGATGCGGAACGTGTCGTGCATGAAAGCGGGATACTCGCCACTTGGCTGACGCGTGAGCTTGAGAAGCGCGGTGTCCCGATCATCTGCATCGACGCTCGCATGGCGCACAAGGCTCTGTCTGCGCGCCTCAACAAGTCGGACAAGGCGGACGCGGAGGGTCTGGCGCAGCTGTCTCGGACCGGCTGGTTCACGAAAGTCCATGTTCGCAGCGAAGCCTCCGACCGAGTGCGGGCGCTGGTGGGGGCGCGAGAACGACTGATCCGCATGCGCAAGGATCTCGAAGCCCATATCCGCGGTGTCCTCAAAACCTTCGGCATCCGCATGGGAGCTGTTCCCAGTGCCCATCATCGCCAAGGATTCCGAGACCAGCTTGCCGAGGCTGGAGCCTGCGATCCGATGCTGGGGCTTGTGGCACAGACCATGATACCCATCCACAAGACACTTTGCGCCTCGGCGGAAGCCCTGGCCGATGAACTGATGCATGTTGCCAAGCAGAATACGTTGGCACGTCGCCTCATGACAGTGCCGGGCGTCGGCCCCCTCGTGGCGCTCAACTTCATCGCGACATTGGACGATGCGAGCAGGTTCCGTCGATCGAGCGATGTCGGCGCGTTTCTGGGATTGACGCCACGACGATACCAATCGGGCGAGATCGACAGATCAGGCCGTATCTCCAAATGCGGAGATGCCGAGATGCGACGTCTGCTTGTATCCGCTGCCGCGTCCTTGATGACACAGGTCAGACGGTTCTCACCTCTCAAGTCCTGGGCGATCCGGCTCAGCGCGCGCAAAGGCTTCAAGAAGGCCGCCGTCGCAACGGCACGCAAGATCGCCGTGATCCTCCATGCCATCTGGCGTGATGGAACCGAGTTCAACTGGAAAGGGGAGCCCGCAACCTGA
- the istA gene encoding IS21 family transposase, with product MGFLSVIRRWALRDKVPIREISRRTGLSRNTIRKYLREGAVEAKFKTPSRPSKLDPYADRLSVWLLAQTRKPRKERRTVKQMHADLVKLGYDGSYGRVAAFARAWQSDRHRAEQTTGRGTFVPLVFQPGEAFQFDWSEDWANIGGERIKLQVAHIKLSHSRAFLVRAYPLQTHEMLFDAHWHAFRVFGGVPGRGIYDNMKTAVDRVGRSKQRDVNARFRAMASHYVFEPEFCNPAAGWEKGQVEKNVQDAHNRMWQVMPVFKDLDELNQWLEDRCLALWAETAHQTLPGSIADAWNAEKPTLMALPPAFDGFVEHSKRVSPTCLITFERNRYSVPASFANHRVSLHVYPDRLVVVAEGQTVCRHHRIIDRTHRKPSKVVYDWRHYLAVVQRKSGALRNGAPFTEMPEAFRRLQDTMLRKEGGDREMVDILSLVLHHDEAAVLCAVELALEAGVPTKTHILNLLHRLIDRKSTNHPEVDTPDALSLETAPKANVDRYDALRQAGENRHAS from the coding sequence ATGGGATTTTTGAGTGTTATTCGACGCTGGGCATTGCGTGACAAAGTGCCAATCCGCGAGATTTCCCGGCGCACGGGCCTGTCTCGCAACACCATCAGAAAGTATCTTCGCGAAGGCGCTGTAGAGGCGAAGTTTAAGACGCCATCTCGGCCGAGCAAGCTGGACCCGTACGCGGACCGTCTATCTGTTTGGTTGCTGGCGCAGACGCGGAAGCCGCGCAAAGAGCGCCGTACCGTGAAGCAAATGCATGCCGATCTGGTCAAGCTTGGCTATGACGGCTCCTATGGTCGCGTGGCGGCGTTCGCTCGGGCCTGGCAGTCGGATCGACACCGGGCAGAGCAGACGACGGGACGCGGCACATTCGTGCCCTTGGTATTCCAGCCCGGCGAAGCGTTCCAGTTCGACTGGAGCGAAGACTGGGCGAACATTGGCGGCGAGCGGATCAAGCTGCAGGTCGCTCATATCAAGCTGTCGCACAGCCGGGCCTTTTTGGTGCGAGCCTACCCGCTGCAAACCCACGAGATGCTGTTCGACGCCCACTGGCACGCATTCCGCGTCTTCGGCGGCGTACCGGGGCGAGGCATTTACGACAATATGAAGACGGCGGTGGATCGGGTTGGCCGCAGCAAACAGCGGGACGTCAACGCACGTTTCAGGGCCATGGCCAGCCACTACGTTTTTGAGCCCGAGTTCTGTAACCCCGCCGCTGGTTGGGAGAAAGGTCAGGTCGAGAAGAACGTGCAAGATGCGCACAACCGCATGTGGCAAGTCATGCCTGTCTTCAAGGATCTGGATGAATTGAACCAATGGTTGGAGGATCGCTGTTTGGCCCTTTGGGCGGAAACGGCGCATCAGACGTTACCCGGCTCCATCGCTGACGCTTGGAACGCTGAGAAGCCTACCTTGATGGCGCTGCCACCGGCCTTTGATGGGTTTGTCGAGCACAGCAAGCGGGTATCGCCGACATGCCTCATTACCTTCGAGCGCAATCGGTACAGCGTTCCCGCCAGCTTTGCCAACCATCGTGTCAGTTTACATGTCTATCCAGATCGGCTGGTCGTCGTGGCAGAGGGCCAAACCGTATGCAGGCACCATCGGATCATCGACCGAACACATCGCAAACCGAGTAAAGTCGTTTACGATTGGCGCCACTACCTGGCTGTTGTCCAGCGCAAATCTGGCGCCTTACGCAATGGCGCACCGTTCACAGAGATGCCTGAAGCCTTCCGCCGTCTGCAGGATACCATGTTGCGCAAAGAGGGCGGTGACCGGGAGATGGTCGATATCCTGTCCTTGGTCCTGCATCATGACGAGGCCGCCGTTCTATGTGCCGTAGAACTGGCACTTGAAGCTGGCGTGCCTACCAAGACGCATATCCTGAACCTGCTCCACAGGCTGATCGACCGCAAATCAACCAATCATCCCGAGGTCGACACACCAGATGCCCTGTCCTTGGAAACGGCGCCAAAGGCCAACGTCGACCGCTATGACGCTCTGAGACAGGCTGGAGAAAATCGCCATGCGTCATGA